The genome window AAATAACGAGAattcccttcccagggctgccagatTTACACACAGGGTCATAAGCAGGATGAGCTTCTTGGCACTGGGTCTGGCACTTCCCAGTATGTCAGGCTCCTGTTACACATGCCAGGGAGATGCCAGACACCAGAATCAGCACACAGTTGGCAGGACTAAGTTACTCCACAGAGAAGAGCTGATGCTTACCACTAGATGCAAAACCCTGACCTGCTCACACCTCTCCCATTTCATCTACCCTGTTCTAGATCTTGGAACAGCTGCACTCTACTGATGTGGCAAACCAGTCCCTGCAGGGTTAAAGAGGAGCTTGTCAGCCTGAGTGATGAAAAGTAGGatagaaaataagagaaaagagTAATTAATTAAGGCAAgaagctgggagcagagactgCAGAATGCCAATCAGTCTGGAGGGAAGGCTGCGTGGAAAGCAGTAATCAAACTCCTTCAGTTTTAATTAAACCTGTCTCTCTATCAAGGATGTGACATCTTTGTTTAACCTCTGCTTTTGAGCTGAGAAGCCAGTTGGAGCACATAAACTGGTACTGAATAGACAGGAATTCACTTCtggctccagacccttcccaaCCCAGGCTCAGCACTTGCCCTTCCTGCTTATGTGGTCCCCAAAATTGGGGCTTAGCACCAAGCAGAACACAGTGAAGGGGCCCAGGGCTTGCAGCTACTTGTCATGCTAAATGCACCTTCTCCCCAAGATCTTCCCTGTCCTCTCTGTCCTGTTTCATTTAGGCTTCACCTCAATGTGCAGCAGTCAGTCTTGATCTGATCTGCCCCATTTGCAATCTGGGACCAGGAGGAACAGGATCGGGGTAAGCAACAGCCCAGCTGCTTCTAGGCAAGAACAGGCAGTGTCCAGATGTGCCACGTCATTGCTCCTGATTGctgttcccttctccctccaACACTTTGGGCTGTGGAGTGAGTCTTCACCTGAAGAAATGATGAGACCATGTGGGCTGGCTACCAGCCATGGCACAACATGCAGAGGGTGGCTGCAGAACTCACTGTTCCCAGGAAGGCACACTGGACACGTTTCTGAAAGAGATTCACTGTAGAGAAGTGGCAGCCACCACAAAAGGAGAGAGgtggaaaaatcagaaatagGGAGAGAGGCAAGGGAGGCTCAAAGTGCAGAAAGCAACATCAAGCActtgaatggaaaaagaaaactaattcCCAGCACTGTTGGCCTTCCTCTTCAGTTAGCCTCCACACAGAAAAAGGGATGTCCTTGGAGCTGAGCTCTAGCAAGGTGAACAACAGCTTCAGTGAGTGTAAGAAATACCATACCAGCTGGGAATTAAGAGTGGGCAGGacaaagcaaaaaggaaagatttaCGCAAACAGAAGTAgggaacaaacagaaaaagagaaataagggGGAGATCATGGCTCTGCTCATGAACATCACAGCTCTGCAAGCTGCCTGATGCCACCCAGCCCCACTGTACAATGCCTACAGCACTGGCTGAGGCCAAAACTCCTTTACTTTTGACACAACTTCCAGCACCATGCATGGGGACAAGTGAGGACACCAGAGGATTTTGTAGCCCACACAGGGCTCAGGACACCTATAAGTGCCATGACCACCTGTAATTGTTTCCCAGCTTCAGTGTGGAAGTCTGGGTgtcccacagtgtcacagctttcccctttctcctaAGCTTCCCAATTTTCACCTTCTCTTAAGAAATTACAGGTGCAGACCTGCCTCACATTAAGGATTACATATTCAGGACCCACACAGCACTAATAAAACACCATACGTAATTAAAGAAAAGGACAGCTGTTGCAGTCACTTAAAGTTTACTGTGAATATTGAGCTGGGATGATGGCAGGTCTCAGACATGACTACAGGATCATGGAGGAGGTGTTTGAGGAGTTCTGGGGGACTTGAACTCAGACTTAATGGGTCTGAATGTGTGAGCTCATCTCTTACTGCTAACATAAAACCATCTCAGCAGGGATAAGGCGTGGGCATGATGATCCTAGAATCCTAGAGGAAAGCAAAACCACTGTGATGTGGTCAGAAAATGTGATGCAAATAGAGACTTCTTTCTTGCCTCTCTAGCCCTTTTCTAGGGTTTCTTCTTGGTCTTGTCCAGCAGTTTCTCTTAGAGGGGTCACATCTAGGGAATGGCCAGCTGTTGCCAAAATTTCCTCCTCCAGTAGCTCCTTCTGAACAGAGACCATGGCATCTTGTACCTGCTGAGTCCATGCTCTGGCACGACTGGCACCTTCATGGTCTCTCTTCCTGGTGTTCCCTTCTGGGGCTTGGGTCACCTCAGTGTTGCCTCCATAGAAATCTTCTGTCCTGTTGGCAAAACCTCCTTCCACGTTGACCATATGGACTTTCCTTCCAactctcttcttcttctttttcctgatCTTGttctggaagaagaggcagGTGAAGGCCTGCTTGAAACGCTTGCGGAAATGCTTGGAGATGAGGGCGTAGACAATGGGGTTGAGGCAGGAGTTGGTGTAGGagaggcagtgggaagccagGCGGAAAGCGTAAGTGGCCCGGTTGAAGGGAAAGTGGCCAAACCAGAAGCAGAGAATGACCAGGTGGtggggcagccagcagaggCAGAACAGGATGGCTACTGTGACAATCATCTTGGTGACCTTACGCTTGGCTTTCCGAGACTCTGAGATTCTTTCTATGGGGTCTACAGAAGTCCACAAGAACTTGATGGTCCTAGAGTATGCCAGGCTCACCACGGTCACAGGCAGCAGGTACCCAAACACAAATGTGAGGATGTCCAGAACCTTTCTGCGCTGGTCCTCCCAGATGGGGACACAGATGGGCACCCCATGGTAATGGATTATCTGGTAGTAACTGAGGTAAGGCCCTGCGAAGAGCATCGACAGTGACCAGATCACCACAATGGCCACTCCTGCATTTCGGGATGTGCGGAGATCCCGGGACTTCAGGGGATAGCGAATGGCCAAGTACCTGgcaaggaggggaaggagaaggagagacaAAACACAACAAGGGTGAGATGAGGTATTCCTCCTGC of Molothrus ater isolate BHLD 08-10-18 breed brown headed cowbird chromosome 5, BPBGC_Mater_1.1, whole genome shotgun sequence contains these proteins:
- the GALR3 gene encoding galanin receptor type 3, yielding MPGGLNISSDSPELRAAGIIVPIIFSLIFLVGTVGNGLVLAVLLWNGQVKYSTTNLFILNLAVADLCFIICCVPFQATIYTLDGWLFGAFACKAVHFLIYLTMYASSFTLAAVSVDRYLAIRYPLKSRDLRTSRNAGVAIVVIWSLSMLFAGPYLSYYQIIHYHGVPICVPIWEDQRRKVLDILTFVFGYLLPVTVVSLAYSRTIKFLWTSVDPIERISESRKAKRKVTKMIVTVAILFCLCWLPHHLVILCFWFGHFPFNRATYAFRLASHCLSYTNSCLNPIVYALISKHFRKRFKQAFTCLFFQNKIRKKKKKRVGRKVHMVNVEGGFANRTEDFYGGNTEVTQAPEGNTRKRDHEGASRARAWTQQVQDAMVSVQKELLEEEILATAGHSLDVTPLRETAGQDQEETLEKG